The Agrococcus sp. ProA11 genomic sequence CGCGTCCACCGGCGTCGATGTCTATTCGCTGCGTCAGCCGCTCGGCGTGGTCGGCATCATCAGCCCCTTCAACTTCCCGGCCATGATCCCCCTGTGGTTCGCGCCCGTCGCGCTGGCCGCCGGCAACACCGTCGTCATCAAGCCCAGCGAGAAGGACCCGTCCGCATCGGTCTTCATCGCCGAGCTGTTCAAGGAGGCCGGCCTGCCCGACGGCGTCCTCACGGTCGTGCATGGCGACAAGGAGGCGGTGGACACGCTCCTGACGCATCCCGACGTGGAGGCGATCTCCTTCGTCGGGTCGACGCCCATCGCGGAGTACGTCTACAAGACGGGCTCCGAGCACGGCAAGCGGGTGCAGGCGCTGGGTGGTGCGAAGAACCACATGCTGGTGCTGCCGGACGCCGACCTGGACGTGACCGCCGACGCTGCCGTCAACGCGGGCTTCGGCTCCGCGGGCGAGCGCTGCATGGCGATCTCGGTCGTGGTCGCGGTCGACGCGATCGCCGACGAGCTCGCCGCCAAGATCAAGGAGAAGATGGGGGCGATCCGCACCGGCGACGGCACGCGCGACAACGACATGGGTCCGCTGATCACGGGCCAGCACCGCGACAAGGTGGTCGGCTACATCCAGACCGCGTCGGACGACGGCGCCGATGTCCTGGTCGATGGCCGTGACCCTGAGGTCGATGGTGACCCGAAGGGCTTCTGGGTGAAGCCGACGCTGCTCGACAACGTGCCCACTGACTCCACCGCGTACAAGGAGGAGATCTTCGGGCCGGTGCTGTCGATCGTGCGCGTCGGCTCCTACGAGGAGGGTCTCGAGCTCATCAACGCGAACCCCTACGGCAACGGCACGGCGATCTTCACGAACGACGGCGGCGCTGCGCGTCGCTTCCAGAACGAGGTGCAGGTCGGCATGGTCGGCATCAACGTGCCGATCCCAGTGCCGGTCGGCTATCACTCGTTCGGCGGCTGGAAGCGCTCGATCTTCGGCCAGGGCAAGGCCTACGGCAAGCACGCGTTCGAGTTCTACACGCGCGAGAAGGTCGTGACGAGCCGCTGGCTCGACCCCAGCCACGGCGGGCTCAACCTGGGCTTCCCCCAGAACTGATCCGGCTCATCCGCCGGGCCGGGCCTGCGTGTCAGCGCTCGGCCCGGCGGATTGCCATGTGCAGCGACGTGCCGAATCTGCCGGTCGCCGGATTCATCTCGTCATCCACGAAGCGGCCCTCGAGCGTCATGCCGATGCGCTCGGCGACCCGGCGCGAGGCGACGTTCTCCTCGTCCAGCTGCGCCGTGACCCGGTGCGCACCGATCGCGAACGCGAGGTCCAATGCCGCTGCGGCGGCTTCGCGCGCGAGACCCTGACCCTGCGCCTCGGGCGCGATCATCCATCCCAGCTCCGCCTGTCGGCTCGCGAGGCTCGTGATCCGCACCATCAGGTCACCGACCAGTCGGCCGTCGAGCTCGATGCCCAGCTGCACGGCGTCGCCATCGCGGAGGAAGACCGGGGCGCCGCCGGCCGTCCATGCCATCAGCTCCGCCTCGGTCTGGTCGCGCGTGTAGGTCCAGCGCCGCTGCCCCGACGCGTTGCGGTAGGAGCGGACGGCGTCGATGTCGGTGGGACGCAGCGTGCGCAGCACCAGCCGGTCGGTGCGCCTTGGCAGTGCTTCGCGCAGCGTGCGCATCGCCTCTGCGGGGGCGATCGGCGTGATCGTCACGGCGTGCTCGTGACGTCCTCGGGCACGCGCACCATGCCCTCCTGCGCCACCGTGGCGACGTGGGTGCCATCCGCGGCGTAGACGTAGCCGTGGCCCAGCCCGCGGCCGCCGCCCGACGAGCTCGTCTCGAGCTCGAGCAGCAGCCAGTCGTCGACGCGCGCGGGCCGGTGCCACCACAGCGCGTGGTCGAGGCTCGCGGCCTTCAGGCCCGGCGTCGTCCACGCGGCGCCGTGCACCCGCACGATCGGCTCGAGCATCGCGTAGTCGGAGAGGTAGGCCAGCGCGGCACGGTGCAGCGCGTCGTCGTCCGGCAGTCGATCCTTCGCCCTGATCCACACGTGCTGCTTGCCATCGCGGGGCCGCGACGGATCGTGCAGGTAGATCGGTCCCTCGACATGGCGGATGTCGAACGGGCGCGCGATCACCGCTCGCGCGTGCGGGTTCCCGAGATAGGGCGCGAGCAGATCCTCAGAGCTGGGCAGCGCATCGGGACCGGGCAGGCCCTGCGGCATGGCGTGCTGCGTGCTCCTGCCGGGATCCTCATCCTGGAAGGACGAGATCATCGACATGATGGGCACGCCGTTCTGATAGGCCTGCACGCGCCGGGTCGAGAACGACCGCCCGTCGTGGATGCGCTCCACCGAGAGCGTGATCGGCTGCTCCGCGTCGCCCGGGCGCACGAAGTAGCCGTGCACCGAGTGGATGTCGCGGTCGGTCGCGACCGTGCGCTGCGCGGCCACCACCGCCTGCGCCATCACCTGCCCGCCGAAGACCCGGCCGCCAGGCATCGGATGGCTCGCGCCCGTGAAGATGTCCTCGTTGGTGCGCGCGCCGGTGTCGGTCAGGGTCAGCGTCTCCAGCAGCATGCGGATGCTCTCGGTCATGCCGGTCCTCTCGACGAAACTCGTGCCCGGTCGGGCCGTTCTAGTCTAGAAGTGCATGCACGCCATACTCTCGCTCGACGATCGCGCCCGAGCCGACCTCGTCCTGCTGCTCGAACGAGCGGCGGTCTTCGGCGACGGCACCGTGCGGCTGCTCGCCGACGGCGACGTCGCGCTGCTCACGACGCCCATGACCGCATCCGCCGGCCTGCTCGAGATCGGCCCGACCGTGCTCGTCGCCCGCGCCGCCCGCATGCGCGAGCCCGCCACGTTCGACGGTGTGGTGGCGCTGGCCGCGCTGCGCGACGCGCTGCGCGACGGCGCCGACATCGAGGTGCCGGATGCGCTGGCCCGGCCCGCGTGGGCGGCCGTATCGCCGCCGCGCGGCGGCTGGACGCACACGGGCGACGTCGACCCGGCCGTCGTGCGCGAGCTCGCGTCGCAGGCCGCCGCCGACGTCGAAGCCGCGCTGCCCGCCTCTCCCGGCGAGCCGGTGCGCCGCCGCGCCGAGCGCGCGGTGTGGGGGAGCAGCGTCGATCCGAGTGGGCTCACCGCGGGCCAGGCCGCCGCGCTCGTCGCGATGCGCTTCCTCGGCGATGCACCGGTGCGTGTGACGGCGTCGGGCGGCTGGATGCGCGCTGCCGGTCGCGCCGGCGAGGTGCTGGCGCGCTGAGTGCCCGCGCGCTGCGGTCAGCGGCGCTCCGACAGCAGCCGTCGCAGCCCGGCGGGCACGATCTCGAGCTCCGGCTCGTCGAAGCGATCGGGCTCCAGCCACCACACCGGGTGCCCGGCGTCGGTCGTCGGCGGAAGGCTGACGCCGACCGCGACGGTCGCCGAGAAGACATGCACGACCTCATGCAGGTCCCGGCCCGCGAACGCGACGCGGTGCTCGAACTCGCCCAGCAGGTCGCCGACGGTGATCGCGACGCCGAGCTCCTCCCGCAGCTCGCGCACCACCGCATCCGCCGCCGCCTCATCGCGCTCGAGGCCGCCACCCGGCGGTCGCACGAGCGTGCGACCGGTGCCGGGCTCGACGGCGCTCGTCACCAGCAGCGCACCGTCGGCGCGCCACAGCATCGCGATCGCGATCGGGCGCGGCGCCGGGCTCGCGCTCACAGCACGCCGAGTTCGGGGATGGCCGCGAGCTCCTGCACGAGCCCGCCGCCGTTGGGCGACCACACCCACGGGTGCATCGACCGGGTGTCGGCGTGCTTGCGGCCACCGGCCAGCACCGCCTCCTGCGCGGAGAGCTCGCGGATCGCGACCGCGCGCACCGAGGCGGGGTGGGCGGTGGCGAACTCGCCGTAGATCTCCTCGTCGTGCTGGCCATCGTCGCCGACCAGCAGCCAGGTGATGTCGGGGAAGTCGTGCGCGAGCCGGCGCAGCTCTCTGCGCTTGTGGTCCTTGCCGGAGCGGAAGAAGCGGTCGTGCGTCGGACCCCAGTCGGTCAGCAGCATGCTGCCCGCGGGGTAGAGATTGCGCGAGAGGAAGCGGCTCAGCGCCGGCGCCGCATTCCAGGCGCCGGTCGAGAGGTAGATGAAGGGGCTGCCCGGATGCTCGTTCGCGATCCGCTCGTAGAGCACAGCCATGCCCGGCACGGGCTGGCGCCCGTGCTCGTCGAGCACGAAGGCGTTCCACGCTGCCAGCAGCGGGCGGGGGAGCGAGGTGACCATCACGGTGTCGTCGATGTCGCTGACGACGCCGAAGCGCGTGTCCGGGTCGACGATGCGCACCGAGGCCGCGACCGGAGCGGAACCCGCGACCGACAGCGTGACCTCCCGCCAGCCCGGCTCCAGGCGCGCGGGCACGATCGCGTCGACGAGACCGCCGCGGTCGGCGACGACGACGTGCCGCTCACCGCCCGCCTCGATGGTCACGTCGATGCTGTTGAGCGCGAGCGACGTGAAGGAGCGCCACCCGCGCACATTCTCGTAGTGCACGCTCCGCTCGGCGCCGGGCTCGACCAGCAGCACACGCGCCAGCACGCGCACCCAGCCGTCGCCGCCGTACCCCGGGTAGGTGACGATCGCGGGCAGGCGACCCGCCCGCAGCGCGTTCGCCTCGCGGTGCTCGTGGATCCAGTCCTCGACGCGTGCAGCGGTGTGGCGGATGCGCTCGGGGATGCGCGACAGTGGATCGAGCTCCTCCATGCGTGACCTCCCGAGCCGTGAACGCCCCTCGACCCTACTGGCTGGGGATGGCGGGTTCGCGGCTACGCGGGATTCAGCAGCTCGGCTCCCTGCTCGCGGACGCTGCCGACGCGCTTGTCGACCGCATGCGCGGTCAGCTCGGCGACCGCCTCGCCGGCATCGGCGACCACGGCCTCGAGCGCGGCCTCGCCATCCTCCGTCGGATCGAGCCAGGCATCCCGCAGCTCGGGCGAGATCACGACCGGCATGCGCTCGTGGATCGACGCGAGCTCGCCGACCGACGCGGTCGTGAGGATCGTGGTCGAGAGCAGCCACGAGCCATCGGGCTGCTTCCACCAGGCGTAGAGGCCGGCGAACGACACCGGCGCGTCACCGTGGATGTAGAACGGCGTCTTCGCGTCGCCCGTCTTCTGCCACTCGTACCAGCCGTCCGCCGGCACCAGCGCGCGACGCTCGCGCACGGCATCCCGGAACATCGGCTTCTCCGCGGCGGTCTCGCTGCGCGCGTTGAAGGCCCGTGAGCCCACCGAGAGGTCGTCGGCCCACGCGGGCACCAGCCCCCAGCGCGCCGCCTCGAGTCGGCGGATGGGTGGGCTCTCGTCACGCGGCATCGGCTCGACC encodes the following:
- a CDS encoding NUDIX domain-containing protein, coding for MSASPAPRPIAIAMLWRADGALLVTSAVEPGTGRTLVRPPGGGLERDEAAADAVVRELREELGVAITVGDLLGEFEHRVAFAGRDLHEVVHVFSATVAVGVSLPPTTDAGHPVWWLEPDRFDEPELEIVPAGLRRLLSERR
- a CDS encoding SOS response-associated peptidase translates to MCGRYVLASPVSDLVALFEIDEASDALPEPNWNIPPTTTVPIVVEPMPRDESPPIRRLEAARWGLVPAWADDLSVGSRAFNARSETAAEKPMFRDAVRERRALVPADGWYEWQKTGDAKTPFYIHGDAPVSFAGLYAWWKQPDGSWLLSTTILTTASVGELASIHERMPVVISPELRDAWLDPTEDGEAALEAVVADAGEAVAELTAHAVDKRVGSVREQGAELLNPA
- a CDS encoding GNAT family protein, whose product is MTITPIAPAEAMRTLREALPRRTDRLVLRTLRPTDIDAVRSYRNASGQRRWTYTRDQTEAELMAWTAGGAPVFLRDGDAVQLGIELDGRLVGDLMVRITSLASRQAELGWMIAPEAQGQGLAREAAAAALDLAFAIGAHRVTAQLDEENVASRRVAERIGMTLEGRFVDDEMNPATGRFGTSLHMAIRRAER
- a CDS encoding phosphatase domain-containing protein; amino-acid sequence: MEELDPLSRIPERIRHTAARVEDWIHEHREANALRAGRLPAIVTYPGYGGDGWVRVLARVLLVEPGAERSVHYENVRGWRSFTSLALNSIDVTIEAGGERHVVVADRGGLVDAIVPARLEPGWREVTLSVAGSAPVAASVRIVDPDTRFGVVSDIDDTVMVTSLPRPLLAAWNAFVLDEHGRQPVPGMAVLYERIANEHPGSPFIYLSTGAWNAAPALSRFLSRNLYPAGSMLLTDWGPTHDRFFRSGKDHKRRELRRLAHDFPDITWLLVGDDGQHDEEIYGEFATAHPASVRAVAIRELSAQEAVLAGGRKHADTRSMHPWVWSPNGGGLVQELAAIPELGVL
- a CDS encoding CoA-acylating methylmalonate-semialdehyde dehydrogenase — protein: MTDTVVETTAQSAAPTAIPHWISGARREGTGRTAPVYNPAIGRVVSEVGLASADEVAEAIATAKAAFPAWRDLSIAKRQSIMFRFRELIVQRKDELASIVTREHGKVHSDALGEIARGIEVAELATAFPLLTKGEYSENASTGVDVYSLRQPLGVVGIISPFNFPAMIPLWFAPVALAAGNTVVIKPSEKDPSASVFIAELFKEAGLPDGVLTVVHGDKEAVDTLLTHPDVEAISFVGSTPIAEYVYKTGSEHGKRVQALGGAKNHMLVLPDADLDVTADAAVNAGFGSAGERCMAISVVVAVDAIADELAAKIKEKMGAIRTGDGTRDNDMGPLITGQHRDKVVGYIQTASDDGADVLVDGRDPEVDGDPKGFWVKPTLLDNVPTDSTAYKEEIFGPVLSIVRVGSYEEGLELINANPYGNGTAIFTNDGGAARRFQNEVQVGMVGINVPIPVPVGYHSFGGWKRSIFGQGKAYGKHAFEFYTREKVVTSRWLDPSHGGLNLGFPQN
- a CDS encoding acyl-CoA thioesterase domain-containing protein, which encodes MTESIRMLLETLTLTDTGARTNEDIFTGASHPMPGGRVFGGQVMAQAVVAAQRTVATDRDIHSVHGYFVRPGDAEQPITLSVERIHDGRSFSTRRVQAYQNGVPIMSMISSFQDEDPGRSTQHAMPQGLPGPDALPSSEDLLAPYLGNPHARAVIARPFDIRHVEGPIYLHDPSRPRDGKQHVWIRAKDRLPDDDALHRAALAYLSDYAMLEPIVRVHGAAWTTPGLKAASLDHALWWHRPARVDDWLLLELETSSSGGGRGLGHGYVYAADGTHVATVAQEGMVRVPEDVTSTP